CGTTGCTTTCGTGGCTCATCAGGTTCAGACGGCCGGCGGCGGTGTCGGAGAACTGATAGTTGCCATCCAGGGTGTAACGCTGGGTCTGGTCCGAACCCCAGGTGAAGCCACCGTCGAACGAATTGCCCAGGTGTGCTTTCTTGCTCACCAGGTTGATGCTGCCGCCAGCAGCGCCCCGGCCACCGATGGCCGAGTTCGGGCCCTTGCTGACTTCGATCGATTCGACGGCGAAGATTTCGCGGCTCTGCGAACCGGTATCGCGCACACCGTCCAGGTAGGTATCGCCCTGGGCGTCGAAGCCGCGAATGAACGGACGGTCGCCCTGTGGGTTGCCGCCTTCACCGGCACCGAAGGTGATGCCTGGCACGGTGCGCAGTGCGTCCTGCATGTTCAGGGCGCCGGTGTCTTTCAGAACTTGTTGCGGGATGACCGTGATCGAACGAGGGGTGTCGACCAGCGGTGCGGTGTACTTGGGCGAAGAGGCTTTCTCGACGTTGTAGGTGGTCTCGTCCTGGGCTTCGCCGGTGATCGAGGTCGCACCCAGCGAAATGGTGTTGCTTGGCGCTTTCTCGTCGGTTTTTTCAGCAGCGAAGACCATGTGGCCCGCAGAACCGGCAGTGAGGGCCACGCCAATTGCAGAAGCGAGCAGACGTGGCGAGCTGACCGGTAGTTGTGGGTATTGCCGTGACATTTGATTCCCCTTCCCCAAGGATTTGAGGCCGCGGAATATAGGGTAGACGCGTCTTTGTATCAATTGCGAAACGTTACTATTCGCACTGAATTTACATTCTTTACAATTTGACCTTACGGTTTTTACTGTTTCGTTCGTCTTGCGGGTTTTACACGGGCAATAAGAATCAATACCATTGGCGCCCCTTTGCATCCAGGCGCCTTTTCCATGCTGTTGCACATTCCCGGTTTGTTCGACAAAGAAGAAGTGCAGCGCATCCGCGAGGCTCTGGAACAGGCCGATTGGGCTGATGGCAAGATTACGGCCGGCTATCAGTCAGCCAAGGCCAAGCACAATCTCCAGCTGCCGGAAGGGCATCCGCTGGCCAAGGAGATCGGCGCGGCGATGCTGGACCGCTTGTGGAAAAACCCGCAGTTCATGTCGGCGGCGCTGCCGCACAAGGTCTTTCCGCCGTTGGTGAACTGTTACACCGCCGGTGGCAGTTTCGATTTCCACATCGACAATGCCGTGCGCCAGCCCAAGGGCAGCATCGAGCGGGTACGCACCGATCTGTCGGCCACGCTGTTTTTCAGTGAGCCCGAGGATTACGACGGCGGCGAACTGGAAATCCAGGACACCTTCGGCACGCAACGAGTGAAATTGCCCGCCGGCGACATGGTGCTGTACCCCGGCACCAGCCTGCACAAGGTCAATCCCGTGACCCGTGGCGCCCGCTATGCCTCCTTCTTCTGGACCCAGAGCCTGGTGCGCGAAGACAGCCAGCGCGCGCTGCTGTTCGAGATGGACGGGGCGATCCGGCAACTGACCCAGGATGTGCCGGACCATCCGTCGTTGATCCGCCTGACCGGCACCTATCACAACCTGCTGCGTCGGTGGGTTGAGGTATGAGTTTTCTGTTGCGCCGCGAAGAGGTGCTCGACGGCGAACGCCTCAAGGCCATGCTCGAGGAAAGCCCGGCCCGTGCCGCCCAGGCGATCCTGATGGCGGCCCGCGAAGGGCTCGTCGATGCCCAGGCGCTGCTCGGGCAAATTTTGCTGGACGGTCGAGGGATTGCGCAGGACCAGCCGTTGGCGCTGCGCTGGTTCGACATCGCCGCCCGGCAGGGGCACCTGATGGCGCGCAACATGCTGGGGCGCTGCTACGAGCACGGTTGGGGATGCGCGGCTGATGCTTCTCTTGCTGCACGACATTATCGAGTCGCGGCAGACGCCGGTCTGGACTGGGCCATGTACAACTACGCGAACCTGCTGGCGACCGGGCGTGGTGTTGGCGAGGATCAGGAGCAGGCATTGGATCTGTATCGTCGCGCCGCTGAACTGGGCCATGCGAAATCGATGAACCTGCTGGGGCGGTATCTGGAAGAAGGGCGCGTTTGCCCGGCAGATGCCAAAGCGGCCCGCGACTGGTACCGACGTTCGGCGGTGGGTGGAGATTTTCGTGGGCAGTTCAGTTATGCGGCTGTGCTGGCGGATGAAGGCAATATCGAAGAAGCACTTGTTTGGCTCCACAAGGCGCTCGCTGACGGAAATCTGAACTTCCTGCGGGTGGCGAGTGAAGCGTTATCCAGTGCTACAGACCCGAGGATTCAAGCATTATCGGTTGAATATCATCAAAAGACAGTGTGGTTGAGTGATGAGAAAAATCGACTTACTCGTGAGGCTTTGGTCGATGTAGATACTGGAAACGTGGTTAATCATGAGGTTGTTCAGGCTTGGGCAGACGCTTTAAACACTGATGATCCATTTCCTTTACCACGTAAATAGCCCTCTAAACATTACTTGGATTGTTCTCACGCAGAGTTTGGAAGTGCGAAATCTGCGACCGCCCCAAGTGACTGTAGGAGCAAGGCTTGCCCGCGATGAGGCCGGCATATTCAACATTGTTGTCGCCTGACACTGATTGACCTGTAGGAGCTGCCGAAGGCTGCGATCTTTTGATCTTGCTTCTAAAAATCAAAGTCAAAAGATCGCAGCCTTCGGCAGCTCTACAGGTGTTTCGCCGATTTTCAGGCACAAAAAAGCCCATGACAGGTCATGGGCTTTTTGCTTTCTGCGTATAGCGCTTACACGTAGAAGGACTTCAGCGGCGGGAAGCCGTTGAATTCAACTGCGCTGTAGCTGGTGGTGTAGGCACCGGTCGACAGCCAGTACAGGCGGTCACCGATGGCCAGGTTCAGCGGCAGGCCGTACTTGTAGTTTTCGTACATGATGTCGGCGCTGTCGCAGGTCGGGCCGGCGATCACGACTTCTTCCACTTCGCCTTTCTTTTCGGTCCAGATCGGGAACTTGATGGCTTCGTCCATGGTTTCGATCAGGCCGGAGAATTTGCCCACGTCGGTGTATACCCAGCGCTCGACGGCGGTGCGGGATTTACGCGCGACCAGTACCACTTCGCTGACCAGGATGCCGGCGTTGGCGATCAACGAACGGCCTGGCTCCAGGATGATTTCCGGCAGGTCGTCACCGAAGTCTTCCTTGAGGAAGCGGATGATTTCCTCGGCGTAGGTTTCCAGGCTGTTGGTACGGGTGATGTAGTTGGCCGGGAAGCCACCACCCATGTTGATCAGCTTCAGTTCGATGCCGTCTTCTTCTTTCAGACGTTCGAAGATTACTTTGACCTTGGCGATCGCCGCGTCCCAGACGCTGATGTCACGCTGCTGCGAACCCACGTGGAACGACACGCCGTAAGGCACCAGACCCAGGTCGCGAGCCAGGATCAGCAGGTCCATGGCCATGTCGGTCTGGCAGCCGAACTTGCGCGACAAAGGCCAGTCGGCGGTGGTCGAGCCTTCGGTCAGGATGCGCACGTAGACTTTCGAGCCCGGGGCGGCCTTGGCGATGTTGCGCAGGTCCGCTTCGGAGTCGGTGGCGTACAGGCGCACGCCCTTGTCGTAGAAGTAACGGATGTCCTTGGACTTCTTGATGGTGTTGCCGTAGCTGATCTGGTCGGGGCTGACGCCGCGGCTCAGCACTTTGTCCAGCTCATAGATAGAGGCGATGTCGAAGCTCGAGCCTTTCTCTTTCAGCAGGTCGATGATTTCGACAGCCGGGTTGGCCTTGACCGCGTAGTAGACCTTGGCGAATTCGAAACCGGCGCGCAGGTCGTCGTAGGCCTGGCTGATCATGCCGGTGTCGATCAATACGAACGGGGTTTCTTGCTTGTCGGCGAACGCCTTCATTTTTTGAAAGGTTTCGCGCGCGAAATAGTCTTCGACCTGGATCGACATGCTGGGAACTCCTACTGGCAAACTGAAATTATCAATGGGTGCAAATGAACGTCCTCCGTATCCCCACTTTGGTTCGCCTACTTCCCAAGGCATGTCGCCGAAAGCAAAAAGGCCATGGGTCGCAGCCCTTGGCCTTGCTGTCTCGTCGTCAGTACTTGAGCCGGATGGATCGTTTCCAGCATGGACGTTCGGCGCGAACTTTAGGGCGTGAGGGGCTCGAGATCAACAAAAAATGTCGCGTTTTTGCACTTGTCTGACGCGCGTTGCCGCCAGCTCACTTTGTACTCGACACAGATGACAGGCGGATGTTCCCGGAGAATTGCGCAGTGTTAAAAATACCTGCACGTTCGACGCTTTTGCTCGCCAGATCGTAGATGACTACGATGGTGTCAACTTCGGCGACGATGGGCGCGAGAAGGTTGGCTGAGCGAAGTTTTGACGGTTTCGGCAGGTCTTTCTGGAGGCTGTTTGAAGAGACGGGTGTTGATATTTTTTTCCGGCCCGCGAGGTACGAAAAAATTGAATAGAACCTGTGGGAGCGAGCTTGCTCGCGATGACAATTTCATGGCCGACATCAACATTGGCTGAAAGATAGTTATCGCGAGCAGGCTCGCTCCTACAGGTTTTGCATTTTTATGCGATTACAGCCTCGGCCGGCGACACGATATTGGTCTTCATGCCGCGCGAACGACCCGAGCTCAGATAAGCCGCAATCGACTCCTGAGTCACCTCGCCCAAAAACACCCGATCGGCATCCATCACCGGCAACCACGCCCGATTGAACTCGTACATCCGCGACAACAGGATGCGCAAATGCTCGTCGTACGCCGCCGTTGCATTGAATTCTCGCAGGTATTGGCCGCAGGTGCCGGTCTGACGGTGCAGGTCGCGACGTCGTACATAACCCAGCGCCTTGTTCTCGGCACAGGTGACCACCACGTAGCGTCGGTCGTGCTCGTCCATCAATTCCAGCGCCTCGGCCACCGGGGTTTCCGGGCTGACGGAGGGTGC
This genomic interval from Pseudomonas putida contains the following:
- a CDS encoding type III PLP-dependent enzyme, translated to MSIQVEDYFARETFQKMKAFADKQETPFVLIDTGMISQAYDDLRAGFEFAKVYYAVKANPAVEIIDLLKEKGSSFDIASIYELDKVLSRGVSPDQISYGNTIKKSKDIRYFYDKGVRLYATDSEADLRNIAKAAPGSKVYVRILTEGSTTADWPLSRKFGCQTDMAMDLLILARDLGLVPYGVSFHVGSQQRDISVWDAAIAKVKVIFERLKEEDGIELKLINMGGGFPANYITRTNSLETYAEEIIRFLKEDFGDDLPEIILEPGRSLIANAGILVSEVVLVARKSRTAVERWVYTDVGKFSGLIETMDEAIKFPIWTEKKGEVEEVVIAGPTCDSADIMYENYKYGLPLNLAIGDRLYWLSTGAYTTSYSAVEFNGFPPLKSFYV
- a CDS encoding Fe2+-dependent dioxygenase → MLLHIPGLFDKEEVQRIREALEQADWADGKITAGYQSAKAKHNLQLPEGHPLAKEIGAAMLDRLWKNPQFMSAALPHKVFPPLVNCYTAGGSFDFHIDNAVRQPKGSIERVRTDLSATLFFSEPEDYDGGELEIQDTFGTQRVKLPAGDMVLYPGTSLHKVNPVTRGARYASFFWTQSLVREDSQRALLFEMDGAIRQLTQDVPDHPSLIRLTGTYHNLLRRWVEV
- a CDS encoding tetratricopeptide repeat protein, translating into MSFLLRREEVLDGERLKAMLEESPARAAQAILMAAREGLVDAQALLGQILLDGRGIAQDQPLALRWFDIAARQGHLMARNMLGRCYEHGWGCAADASLAARHYRVAADAGLDWAMYNYANLLATGRGVGEDQEQALDLYRRAAELGHAKSMNLLGRYLEEGRVCPADAKAARDWYRRSAVGGDFRGQFSYAAVLADEGNIEEALVWLHKALADGNLNFLRVASEALSSATDPRIQALSVEYHQKTVWLSDEKNRLTREALVDVDTGNVVNHEVVQAWADALNTDDPFPLPRK